A stretch of Miscanthus floridulus cultivar M001 chromosome 13, ASM1932011v1, whole genome shotgun sequence DNA encodes these proteins:
- the LOC136501169 gene encoding cyclase-associated protein 1-like, whose amino-acid sequence MGEALIGRLEAAVSRLEALSGGARGGLSDTASAQDPPIVAFDDLVASALGRVSAAAGKIGADVAEVTGLVERAFLVGKDLLVRTNHTQKPTMESVTTFMGPLNETILEANALAEGTRSIYANHLKAAAGSLAALAWIGYTGKGCGMPLPIAHVEESWQMAEFYSNKVLVEYKNKDPDHVEWAKALKELYVPNLRDYVKRYYPLGPAWQPPGSANNKAPSVPSAPTSLSISSASSSHPKSGMSAVFAEISSGKPVTQGLRKVTDDMKSKNRTDKTGVVAAEGKETRNAPSFSSTKGPAKLELQMGRKWVAEHHVGNKSLIIEDCDTKQSVYVYGCKDCVLQVKGKVNNITIDKCIKVGVLFKGVVAACEIVNCNSAEVQCEGSVPTISIDNTSGCQLYLSKESLETSITTAKSSEINALVPDANTDGDWAEHSLPQQYIHAFKDGQFTTSPVSHSGA is encoded by the exons ATGGGAGAAGCCCTGATAGGCAGGCTGGAGGCGGCGGTATCCCGGCTGGAGGCACTCAGCGGTGGGGCACGTGGCGGCCTGTCCGACACTGCATCAGCACAGGACCCGCCGATCGTGGCCTTCGACGATCTTGTCGCCAGCGCGCTCGGCAGGGTGTCCGCGGCCGCCGGCAAGATCGGGGCGGACGTCGCCGAGGTGACgggattggtggagagggcgttCTTGGTTGGGAAAGACCTTCTTGTCAGGACCAACCACACACAG AAACCAACAATGGAGTCAGTGACGACGTTTATGGGGCCTCTGAATGAAACGATCTTGGAGGCCAACGCATTGGCGGAGGGGACGAGATCGATCTATGCCAACCATCTAAAAGCAGCTGCTGGTAGCCTGGCCGCTTTGGCATGGATTGGTTACACAGGCAAAGGTTGCG GTATGCCTCTTCCGATTGCTCATGTAGAAGAGAGCTGGCAAATGGCAGAGTTCTACAGCAATAAG GTGCTTGTGGAATACAAAAATAAGGACCCTGATCATGTGGAGTGGGCTAAAGCCCTAAAAGAGCTTTACGTGCCCAATTTGCGTGATTATGTGAAGAGGTACTACCCATTGGGTCCTGCATGGCAACCGCCAGGAAGTGCAAACAACAAGGCACCTTCAGTTCCGTCCGCTCCTAcatctctttccatctcttcGGCCTCATCATCCCACCCAAAATCTGGAATGTCAGCAGTATTTGCTGAAATCAGCTCTGGGAAACCAGTGACACAAG GCCTCAGGAAGGTAACTGATGACATGAAGAGCAAAAATAGAACAGACAAAACAGGTGTTGTAGCTGCTGAAGGAAAAGAAACTCGCAATGCACCTTCCTTTAGCTCAACTAAAGGTCCTGCTAAATTGGAGCTCCAAATGGGTCGCAA ATGGGTGGCTGAGCATCATGTTGGGAACAAGAGCTTAATTATTGAAGATTGTGATACCAAACAGTCGGTGTATGTATATGGATGCAAGGATTGTGTGCTGCAAGTCAAAG GGAAAGTGAACAACATAACAATTGATAAGTGCATCAAAGTAGGAGTCTTATTCAAG GGGGTTGTAGCGGCTTGTGAAATTGTGAACTGTAACAGTGCAGAGGTCCAATGTGAG GGCTCGGTTCCGACTATATCAATAGACAACACATCTGGCTGCCAACTTTACTTAAGCAAGGAATCTTTAGAGACATCTATAACAACCGCTAAATCAAGTGAAATCAATGCTCTTGTTCCAGATGCAAACACTGACGGTGATTGG GCCGAGCATTCCTTGCCCCAGCAGTATATTCACGCGTTCAAAGACGGACAATTTACAACATCTCCAGTGTCTCATTCTGGCGCTTGA
- the LOC136501168 gene encoding 4-coumarate--CoA ligase 5 yields MVSPTEPQAEMTTVFRSTLPDIAIPDHLPLHDYVLERLTERRDRACLIDGATGQTLTFGDVDRLSRGVAAGMRATLGVRSGGTVMLLLPNSVEFALAFIACSRLGAAATTANPLHTPPEIAKQAAASGATVVITEPAFVGKVRGLAGVTVVATGDGAEGCVSFSDLASADGSALPEAAIDVANDVVALPYSSGTTGLPKGVMLSHRGLVTSVAQLVDGDNPNLHFREDDVVLCVLPMFHVYSLHSILLCGMRAGAALVIMKRFDTLRMFELVKRHRITIVPLVLPIAVEMAKSDAIDSHDLSSVRMVISGAAPMGKELQDMLRAKLPRAVLGQGYGMTEAGPVLSMCMAFAKEPLPVKSGACGTVVRNAELKIIDPETGLSLPRNQPGEICIRGKQLMKGYLNNPEATAKTIDSEGWLHTGDIGYVDDDDEIFIVDRLKELIKYKGFQVAPAELEAMLIAHPSIADAAAVPLKDDSCGEIPVAFVVTSGGSEITEDEIKQYVAKQVVFYKRLHKIFFVEAIPKAPSGKILRKDLRAKLASGFSNGSSC; encoded by the exons ATGGTGTCGCCGACGGAGCCGCAGGCCGAGATGACGACGGTGTTCCGCTCGACGCTTCCCGACATCGCCATCCCGGACCACCTTCCGCTCCACGACTACGTCCTGGAGCGCCTGACGGAGCGCCGCGACCGCGCGTGCCTCATCGACGGCGCCACGGGCCAGACGCTCACGTTCGGCGACGTGGACCGCCTGTCGCGCGGCGTCGCGGCCGGGATGCGCGCCACCCTAGGCGTCCGCAGCGGGGGCACGGTGATGCTGCTGCTCCCAAACTCCGTGGAGTTCGCGCTTGCGTTCATCGCGTGCTCCCGCctcggcgccgccgccaccacggccAACCCGCTCCACACCCCGCCCGAGATCGCCAAGCAGGCGGCGGCCTCCGGCGCCACCGTCGTCATCACCGAGCCGGCGTTCGTCGGCAAGGTGCGGGGGCTCGCCGGCGTCACCGTCGTCGCAACGGGCGACGGCGCCGAGGGCTGCGTCTCGTTTTCCGACCTCGCCTCTGCCGACGGCTCGGCACTGCCCGAGGCGGCCATCGACGTGGCGAACGACGTGGTCGCGCTGCCGTACTCGTCCGGCACGACGGGTCTGCCCAAGGGGGTGATGCTGTCGCACCGCGGGCTGGTGACCAGCGTGGCGCAGCTCGTGGACGGCGACAACCCGAACCTCCACTTCCGGGAGGACGACGTCGTGCTCTGCGTGCTGCCCATGTTCCACGTGTACTCGCTGCACTCCATCCTGCTGTGCGGGATGCGCGCCGGCGCCGCGCTCGTGATCATGAAGCGCTTCGACACCCTCCGCATGTTCGAGCTGGTGAAGCGGCACCGCATCACCATCGTCCCGCTCGTGCTGCCCATCGCCGTGGAGATGGCCAAGAGCGACGCCATCGACAGCCACGACCTCTCCTCGGTGCGCATGGTCATCTCGGGGGCCGCGCCCATGGGCAAGGAGCTGCAGGACATGCTGCGCGCCAAGCTCCCTCGCGCCGTGCTCGGACAGGGCTATGGGATGACAGAGGCAGGCCCGGTGCTCTCAATGTGCATGGCGTTTGCCAAGGAGCCGTTGCCGGTGAAGTCCGGCGCCTGCGGCACGGTGGTGAGGAATGCCGAGCTCAAGATCATCGACCCGGAGACCGGGCTGTCCCTCCCCCGCAACCAGCCCGGGGAGATTTGCATCAGGGGCAAGCAGTTGATGAAAG GGTACCTCAACAACCCGGAGGCCACGGCGAAGACCATCGACTCGGAGGGGTGGCTGCACACCGGAGACATCGGGtacgtcgacgacgacgacgagatcTTCATCGTCGACCGGCTCAAGGAGCTCATCAAGTACAAGGGGTTCCAAGTCGCTCCGGCGGAGCTCGAGGCCATGCTCATCGCCCACCCCAGCAtcgccgacgccgccgccgtccc ACTGAAGGATGACTCCTGCGGCGAGATCCCGGTGGCGTTCGTCGTGACCTCCGGTGGCTCCGAGATCACCGAGGACGAGATCAAACAGTACGTGGCGAAACAGGTGGTGTTCTACAAGAGGCTGCACAAGATCTTCTTCGTGGAGGCTATCCCGAAGGCGCCATCTGGCAAGATTTTGAGGAAGGATCTGAGAGCAAAGCTGGCGTCTGGATTTTCCAACGGATCATCGTGTTGA